One stretch of Candidatus Baltobacteraceae bacterium DNA includes these proteins:
- a CDS encoding GNAT family N-acetyltransferase produces the protein MIRRLGPSDESAVQSFLGPRLQSSFILVANLVADGFLYEGKPYQGVYVGAFDGDTLAGVVAHYWNNYLIFQAPRHAAELGAAALRESSRSCEGLVGPWDQINEARKALGFAERPTRYNSKEVLYAVELAYVQTPEGLNSGEVRCRRARSEDLAVLTDFAVAENTENFGDTDTSELRTRLRDGLERDMAEHILFVLEMDENIVAKSSFHGIANGAVQIGGVYTPPERRGRGYARSVVAGSLLMAREAGESKAFLFTSETNAAAQRAYEALGFRPAGDYGIVLFR, from the coding sequence GTGATTCGCCGCCTCGGTCCCTCCGACGAAAGCGCGGTGCAATCGTTCCTCGGCCCGCGATTGCAAAGCTCGTTCATCCTGGTTGCGAATCTCGTCGCCGACGGATTTCTATACGAAGGCAAGCCGTATCAAGGTGTCTACGTCGGTGCCTTCGACGGTGACACGCTCGCCGGCGTCGTCGCGCACTATTGGAACAACTATCTCATCTTTCAAGCGCCGCGCCATGCAGCGGAGCTCGGCGCGGCGGCGCTTCGTGAAAGCTCGCGATCCTGCGAGGGTTTGGTCGGTCCATGGGATCAGATCAACGAAGCGCGTAAGGCACTTGGATTTGCCGAGCGGCCCACGCGCTACAACAGCAAAGAGGTTCTCTACGCAGTCGAGCTCGCATACGTGCAGACGCCCGAAGGGTTGAATTCCGGCGAGGTGCGTTGCCGGCGCGCACGGTCCGAGGATCTTGCGGTCCTTACGGATTTCGCCGTCGCCGAAAACACGGAGAACTTCGGAGATACCGATACTTCGGAGCTGCGGACGAGACTCCGCGATGGGCTCGAACGCGATATGGCCGAGCACATACTATTCGTTCTCGAGATGGACGAGAACATCGTCGCAAAATCGTCGTTTCACGGAATCGCAAACGGCGCAGTCCAGATCGGCGGCGTTTATACGCCGCCCGAACGGCGTGGGCGAGGCTATGCACGCAGCGTCGTCGCCGGCTCACTCTTGATGGCGCGCGAAGCCGGCGAGAGCAAAGCGTTCCTCTTCACGAGTGAGACGAACGCTGCCGCCCAGCGTGCGTACGAAGCGCTGGGCTTCCGTCCGGCCGGCGACTACGGAATCGTTCTCTTTCGCTAG
- a CDS encoding aminotransferase class V-fold PLP-dependent enzyme, with amino-acid sequence MIALGQPRLRERFAELDSCTYLISHSMGAAPLAARDALVAFWDDWSHDGPEAWERWLPAIDDVADGIGKIIGAPAGSVGLAPNVSSLQETLASALQFEDKRNVVVYEALQFPSLIYVWDAWRRRGAVPRCVPTDDGRTIPTQRIIDAIDEQTRVVVLSHAYFQSGSVVDVAPIAKRARDLGALVVLDIYQTAGIIPVDVRALGVDVAVGGSHKWLCGGPGCGYIYVRPELRSNFDPTATGWMAHASPFAFEPPPMRYADGMKRFGNGTPSVQAYLQARAGHQLIAEVGQPAVRAHNLALTELILAEADARRIETPTPRDPSRRTGWIGLAVERGDELVQELGRRRIFVDYRPGCGIRVGPHFYTSADEIHAFFRALDELR; translated from the coding sequence ATGATCGCTCTGGGTCAGCCGCGTCTACGCGAACGGTTCGCCGAGCTCGACTCGTGCACGTATCTGATCAGCCATTCGATGGGCGCAGCTCCGCTCGCAGCACGGGACGCGCTCGTCGCCTTTTGGGATGATTGGTCGCACGACGGACCTGAAGCGTGGGAACGCTGGCTTCCGGCAATCGACGACGTCGCGGATGGCATCGGCAAGATCATCGGCGCGCCCGCGGGCAGCGTCGGGCTTGCACCCAACGTCTCATCGCTGCAAGAGACGCTGGCATCCGCGCTCCAGTTCGAGGACAAGCGCAACGTCGTCGTCTACGAAGCGCTGCAATTTCCGTCGCTGATATACGTTTGGGATGCGTGGCGCCGCCGCGGTGCAGTCCCGCGCTGCGTTCCGACTGACGACGGCCGTACGATTCCGACCCAGCGTATCATCGATGCGATCGACGAGCAGACGCGCGTCGTCGTCCTTTCGCACGCGTACTTCCAATCCGGCTCCGTCGTTGACGTCGCGCCGATCGCAAAACGCGCGCGTGACCTGGGCGCTCTGGTCGTGCTCGACATTTATCAAACCGCCGGCATCATTCCGGTCGACGTGCGCGCACTCGGCGTCGACGTTGCGGTCGGCGGCAGTCACAAATGGCTATGCGGGGGTCCCGGATGCGGCTACATTTACGTACGTCCGGAGCTGCGCTCGAATTTCGATCCGACGGCGACCGGATGGATGGCGCACGCCTCGCCGTTCGCCTTCGAACCGCCACCGATGCGTTATGCCGACGGCATGAAACGTTTCGGAAACGGAACTCCGAGCGTGCAAGCCTATCTGCAAGCGCGTGCCGGACATCAACTGATCGCCGAAGTCGGTCAGCCTGCGGTTCGCGCGCACAACCTCGCGCTCACCGAGCTGATCCTTGCCGAAGCCGACGCTCGCCGCATCGAAACGCCAACGCCGCGCGACCCGTCGCGCCGCACCGGATGGATCGGTCTTGCCGTCGAGCGCGGAGACGAGCTCGTTCAAGAACTCGGCCGGCGCCGCATCTTCGTCGACTACCGGCCGGGCTGTGGAATTCGTGTCGGCCCGCACTTCTACACGTCGGCCGACGAGATTCACGCGTTTTTCCGCGCGCTCGACGAGTTGCGCTAG
- a CDS encoding aldo/keto reductase family protein, producing MEYRNIGRWGTKVSAVGLGSWLTYGGSVEEDGARACIQRAYELGITFFDTANVYARGVAEEIVGRGIAGFRRDSIVLATKVYFPMGDGPNDRGLSRKHIMEQAHLSLRRLGVEYVDLYQCHRYDATTPLEETCAAMNDLVRAGKILYWGVSEWSADQIGAAVRLCRAMGWAEPVSNQPQYSALWRRIERSVLPVCAQYGLGNVVWSPLAQGILTGKYTSVKTLPEGSRAAGPAAGMMEDYFTQPVLDAVQRAKAIAEGAGVTVGQLALAWCLRRPEISAVIVGATKPSHVDENVKAAGLRVDPSVMAQFDAALRPVAIDAPYMS from the coding sequence ATGGAATATCGCAATATCGGACGCTGGGGAACGAAAGTTTCAGCCGTCGGCCTGGGCTCATGGTTGACGTACGGCGGAAGCGTTGAAGAAGACGGCGCACGCGCTTGTATTCAGCGCGCGTACGAGCTGGGCATCACATTTTTCGACACGGCAAACGTCTACGCACGCGGAGTGGCCGAAGAAATCGTCGGTCGCGGCATCGCCGGATTCCGGCGCGACAGCATCGTTCTTGCGACGAAGGTTTATTTTCCGATGGGCGACGGTCCCAACGATCGTGGTCTCTCACGCAAGCACATCATGGAGCAAGCCCATCTCTCGCTGCGGCGTCTCGGCGTTGAGTACGTCGATCTCTATCAATGCCACCGCTACGACGCGACGACGCCGCTCGAAGAGACCTGCGCGGCCATGAACGATCTGGTTCGTGCGGGAAAGATTCTCTATTGGGGCGTCTCCGAATGGAGCGCCGATCAAATCGGTGCTGCGGTGCGTTTGTGCCGCGCGATGGGATGGGCCGAACCGGTCAGCAATCAACCCCAATACAGCGCGCTGTGGCGCCGTATCGAACGCAGTGTCTTGCCGGTGTGCGCGCAGTATGGTCTCGGTAATGTCGTGTGGTCGCCGCTCGCGCAAGGGATTCTCACCGGAAAATACACGTCGGTGAAAACTCTGCCCGAAGGTTCGCGTGCCGCCGGACCTGCGGCCGGAATGATGGAGGACTACTTCACGCAGCCGGTACTCGACGCGGTACAACGTGCGAAAGCGATCGCCGAAGGTGCCGGCGTCACCGTCGGTCAGCTTGCGCTGGCGTGGTGTTTGCGCCGCCCCGAGATTTCAGCCGTGATCGTCGGCGCAACCAAACCGTCACACGTCGACGAGAACGTCAAAGCTGCGGGGCTTCGCGTCGATCCAAGCGTGATGGCGCAGTTCGATGCGGCGTTGCGTCCGGTCGCGATCGACGCGCCGTACATGTCGTAA
- a CDS encoding pitrilysin family protein, translating to MPSSPTAERLHLDPLPFRERVLPNGLRAITLEDHRSATAAVNIAYSVGGKDDPPGRSGFAHLFEHLMFKGTKRTGAETIDRLTEDVGGFNNAFTTEDYTNYYEVIPSNYLETILWAEADRLSGLIVDAANFQTEREVVISEYDQRVLAEPYGMLGELAAREAYLVHPYGRGVIGDPENLRAATLEDVRAFHATYYRPDNATLVVVGDFDSDIVDKWIDEYFGTLERPKAEIPRVTTLEPASGGERRLSYQSTNAPLPAFNVSWHIGRARDAEMPVLDIIETLLGTGKSSRLYRALVYEHQAATNVWAGADWNEDPGMFTIRAIAATGVELTRVESLIEEQVALITSNPADAAELEKAKVQMYSGTVRGLSTYNEIAQTIVRSAVVRGSAHLLDDDVARYNAVDAESVRAVASQTFVAKNRSTIEYLAVGA from the coding sequence GTGCCCAGCTCCCCCACGGCCGAGCGCCTGCACCTCGACCCTCTGCCCTTTCGCGAGCGCGTGTTACCGAACGGTTTACGAGCGATTACGCTCGAGGATCACCGCTCTGCGACGGCTGCCGTCAACATCGCGTACAGCGTTGGTGGCAAAGACGATCCGCCCGGACGTTCGGGCTTCGCGCATCTCTTCGAACATCTCATGTTCAAAGGGACGAAGCGCACCGGAGCTGAGACAATCGATCGTCTCACCGAAGACGTCGGCGGCTTCAACAACGCGTTCACGACCGAAGACTACACCAACTACTACGAAGTCATTCCCTCGAATTATCTCGAGACGATCCTATGGGCGGAGGCCGACCGGCTTTCCGGATTGATCGTCGACGCGGCGAACTTTCAGACCGAACGCGAAGTCGTCATCAGCGAATACGATCAGCGCGTTTTGGCCGAGCCGTATGGCATGCTGGGCGAGCTTGCGGCACGCGAAGCATATCTCGTTCATCCGTACGGACGCGGCGTCATCGGCGATCCGGAGAATTTACGCGCCGCGACGCTCGAAGACGTACGCGCGTTTCACGCGACCTACTATCGTCCCGACAATGCGACGCTGGTCGTCGTCGGTGATTTCGACAGCGACATCGTCGACAAATGGATCGACGAGTATTTCGGCACGCTCGAGCGGCCGAAAGCAGAGATTCCTCGCGTGACGACGCTCGAACCGGCATCCGGAGGCGAGCGGCGGCTCTCGTATCAATCGACGAACGCGCCGCTTCCGGCGTTCAATGTGAGCTGGCATATCGGACGCGCGCGCGATGCAGAAATGCCGGTTCTCGACATTATCGAAACGTTGCTCGGTACAGGAAAAAGCTCGCGGCTCTATCGTGCGCTCGTCTACGAACACCAGGCTGCGACGAACGTGTGGGCCGGCGCGGATTGGAATGAGGATCCCGGGATGTTCACGATTCGCGCAATCGCGGCAACCGGAGTCGAGCTTACACGCGTCGAGTCGTTGATCGAAGAGCAGGTCGCGCTGATCACATCGAACCCGGCTGACGCCGCGGAGCTCGAAAAAGCCAAGGTGCAGATGTATTCGGGGACGGTGCGCGGGCTCTCGACCTACAACGAGATCGCCCAAACGATCGTGCGTTCCGCGGTCGTGCGCGGTTCGGCGCATCTCCTCGACGACGACGTCGCGCGCTACAACGCGGTCGACGCCGAATCGGTTCGTGCAGTCGCCTCCCAAACGTTCGTTGCGAAAAATCGTTCGACGATCGAATATCTGGCGGTTGGCGCGTGA
- a CDS encoding NAD(P)-dependent oxidoreductase, giving the protein MKIGFIGLGTMGLGMAQCLLAAGHSVVGYNRTASRGEPLKAKGGTLAATPQAAAAGADVVITMLSDDPAVEEVLLGERGVMRAAKKGALFIDSSTVTPGMSRRCAQEAKQNGLRFLDAPVTGSRNEAANGKLVFIVGGEKSDYDAASPLFDVMGQARFYFGPAGSGATVKLCNNAISATLTTAMAESATLVKASGVDQKAALEFLSEHGAFACRLSRNKLPKMFNSDFSPNFQLKLMAKDVRYFLALANEFHRTTPAIATVSGVLNDAQAQYGNEDIAAVHAYYLDSEKVAT; this is encoded by the coding sequence ATGAAGATCGGATTCATTGGTCTGGGAACGATGGGGCTCGGCATGGCGCAATGTTTGCTCGCGGCCGGCCACAGCGTCGTTGGCTACAATCGCACCGCCTCGCGCGGCGAACCACTCAAAGCCAAAGGCGGTACGCTCGCGGCGACACCGCAAGCAGCAGCCGCCGGCGCCGACGTTGTGATCACGATGCTCAGTGACGATCCCGCCGTCGAGGAAGTATTGCTCGGCGAGCGTGGTGTGATGCGCGCCGCTAAGAAAGGTGCGCTCTTCATCGACTCGAGCACGGTGACGCCCGGGATGTCGCGACGCTGCGCGCAGGAAGCCAAGCAAAACGGTCTGCGCTTTCTCGACGCGCCGGTGACCGGCAGCCGTAACGAAGCTGCTAACGGCAAGCTTGTCTTCATCGTCGGCGGCGAGAAAAGCGATTATGACGCAGCTTCTCCGCTGTTCGACGTGATGGGCCAAGCGCGTTTCTATTTCGGACCCGCAGGCTCGGGTGCGACCGTCAAGTTGTGCAACAACGCGATCTCGGCGACGCTCACGACCGCCATGGCCGAGAGCGCGACGCTCGTAAAAGCCTCGGGAGTCGATCAGAAAGCTGCGCTCGAGTTTTTGAGCGAGCACGGCGCCTTCGCATGCCGTCTCTCACGCAACAAGCTGCCCAAAATGTTCAACAGCGATTTCTCGCCGAACTTTCAGCTCAAGCTCATGGCAAAGGACGTCCGCTACTTCCTTGCACTTGCGAACGAATTCCACCGCACGACGCCGGCGATCGCAACCGTTAGTGGTGTCCTCAACGACGCGCAAGCGCAGTACGGCAACGAAGACATCGCCGCCGTACACGCCTACTATCTAGATTCGGAGAAAGTCGCGACTTAG
- a CDS encoding S9 family peptidase yields MGSLVLCATAVNAAPVTLESLHKFVHLSDVSISPDGKQVAFVRSIGDYQHDRFVRTLSIVPTSGGAVRSLLMKLDELKSLQWSPANAEIAYIASGAHRVEQVFAIPAAGGTPRQITHAAKDVEQFSWNPKGTLIAYVTEDGPSDPVAAKRHDDLWEVHDVGFLQKYESRPSHIWIISAQGGAARRLTQGSWSYLEADPPFVGAATDPSWSPDGRGITFTMQANAYDSDSDRTSIAEVDVRTGKIAKLDSRTTYEYEPQFAPEGHAITYLYPHGPGPVSVLDVYVAEGAANDDVTQTFDHDVTGAWWLSGKRMLLTANDGIDRALYLLQLPKGTPRRLPLGRLNPVDLSISNDGKIAMIASATDVPPEIYVMNSVTAVPRTLTNINAAVAVLDLGRSEEVTFKASDGERSDGILTYPVGYQPGKKYPLVLRIHGGPEAASVLAWEDLRQLFASRGYLVFEPDYRGSDNLGTAHEHAIYKDPGVGPGRDVIAGVEAVEKLGIVDTSREAVTGHSYGGYMTAWMIGHYQKWRSAVIGDGVFDWVEAYDLSATGNLAWTRDSLGGSPWNPQNAQLYRDGSPITYVRDIKTPTRLISGTADDQAPVVGSYQLYHALADQGVPVSFVAIPNAFHFPRDPVHIEGYNRVTLEWVDRYMK; encoded by the coding sequence TTGGGATCCCTGGTATTGTGCGCGACAGCGGTCAACGCCGCGCCCGTCACGCTCGAGAGTTTGCACAAATTCGTGCATCTCTCCGACGTCAGTATCTCGCCGGACGGAAAGCAAGTCGCATTCGTGCGCTCGATCGGCGACTATCAGCACGATCGTTTCGTGCGAACGCTCTCGATCGTGCCGACGAGCGGCGGAGCAGTCCGTTCGCTCCTGATGAAGCTCGATGAGCTAAAGTCGCTGCAGTGGTCGCCTGCGAATGCAGAGATCGCATATATCGCAAGCGGCGCACATCGTGTCGAGCAGGTTTTCGCGATCCCGGCCGCAGGCGGAACGCCCCGGCAGATTACGCATGCCGCCAAAGACGTTGAGCAATTTTCCTGGAATCCGAAAGGCACGCTGATCGCATACGTCACGGAAGACGGTCCGAGCGATCCGGTTGCCGCGAAACGTCACGACGATTTGTGGGAAGTCCACGATGTCGGGTTCTTGCAAAAGTACGAGTCGCGTCCATCGCACATTTGGATCATCAGCGCTCAAGGCGGAGCAGCGCGGCGTCTTACGCAAGGCTCGTGGAGCTATTTGGAAGCCGATCCGCCATTCGTCGGTGCGGCGACCGATCCGTCGTGGTCCCCAGACGGGCGCGGCATTACATTCACGATGCAGGCGAATGCGTACGATTCAGACTCGGACCGAACGTCGATCGCCGAAGTCGACGTGCGCACCGGAAAGATCGCGAAACTTGATTCGCGCACGACGTATGAATACGAGCCGCAGTTCGCGCCAGAAGGTCATGCGATCACCTATCTGTATCCGCACGGACCCGGACCGGTTAGCGTGCTTGACGTGTACGTCGCCGAAGGTGCAGCCAACGACGACGTCACGCAAACATTCGATCACGACGTGACGGGCGCGTGGTGGCTCTCCGGCAAGCGAATGTTACTGACCGCGAACGACGGCATCGATCGTGCGCTTTACCTGCTGCAACTGCCGAAGGGTACGCCACGCAGGCTTCCGCTCGGGCGACTTAATCCTGTCGATCTGAGCATCTCAAACGACGGCAAGATCGCGATGATTGCGAGCGCAACCGACGTTCCTCCCGAGATTTACGTGATGAACAGCGTCACAGCCGTACCGCGCACGCTCACCAATATCAACGCAGCGGTTGCGGTACTCGATCTCGGCCGCAGCGAAGAGGTCACCTTTAAAGCATCCGACGGCGAACGCAGCGATGGAATTCTGACGTATCCCGTTGGCTATCAGCCCGGCAAGAAGTATCCGCTCGTTCTTCGCATTCACGGTGGTCCGGAAGCGGCGAGCGTTCTCGCATGGGAAGATTTGCGACAGCTCTTCGCGTCACGCGGCTATCTCGTATTCGAGCCCGACTATCGCGGCAGCGACAATCTGGGTACGGCGCACGAGCATGCGATCTACAAGGACCCGGGCGTCGGTCCGGGCCGTGACGTTATCGCGGGCGTCGAGGCGGTCGAAAAACTTGGGATCGTCGATACGTCGCGCGAGGCGGTCACGGGACATTCGTACGGTGGTTACATGACCGCGTGGATGATCGGACACTATCAGAAGTGGCGCAGTGCCGTCATCGGCGACGGTGTGTTCGATTGGGTCGAAGCGTACGATCTTTCTGCGACCGGAAATCTGGCCTGGACCCGAGATTCGCTTGGTGGCTCACCGTGGAATCCGCAGAACGCGCAGCTATACCGTGACGGCTCGCCGATCACGTACGTGCGCGACATCAAGACGCCGACGCGCCTGATCTCCGGCACCGCTGACGATCAAGCACCCGTCGTCGGTTCGTATCAGCTCTATCACGCGCTTGCGGACCAAGGCGTACCGGTCAGCTTCGTCGCGATTCCGAACGCCTTTCACTTCCCGCGCGATCCCGTCCACATCGAAGGCTACAATCGTGTAACGCTCGAGTGGGTCGACCGCTACATGAAGTAG
- a CDS encoding PhzF family phenazine biosynthesis isomerase, whose protein sequence is MNYEVIQVDAFASKPLEGNPCAVLPDARGLDDALMQRIAREMNLSETAYVFPGERADFRVRYFTPYSEIPMAGHPTVATVHTLCELGIIGEDRASITLESRPESSRCGSSANMLGGVT, encoded by the coding sequence GTGAACTACGAGGTCATACAGGTCGACGCATTCGCCTCGAAACCGCTCGAAGGGAATCCCTGCGCGGTCCTTCCCGATGCGCGCGGCCTGGACGATGCGCTGATGCAACGCATCGCGCGCGAGATGAATCTTTCCGAGACGGCCTATGTCTTTCCGGGCGAGCGTGCCGATTTTCGCGTGCGGTACTTCACGCCGTACTCCGAGATCCCGATGGCAGGGCATCCGACGGTGGCAACCGTGCACACCCTCTGCGAGCTCGGCATCATCGGCGAAGACCGCGCAAGCATCACGCTCGAGAGCCGGCCGGAATCGTCCCGGTGCGGATCGAGCGCGAACATGCTAGGAGGCGTTACGTGA
- a CDS encoding GNAT family N-acetyltransferase: MTPLIETPRMRLRSWTQADFDPWARLNADPRVMEFFLRTYDRDESVASAQLIQVELEHDGYGWFVAEVKDRFPFAGVIALQDIPFQAKFTPAYEIGWRFLPEAWGYGYATEGARAALDLAFNRLGWREVVAMTAKINLRSQRVMERLGMTYDPTADFEHPKIPEGHRLRPHVLYRIARG; encoded by the coding sequence ATGACCCCTTTGATCGAAACGCCGCGGATGCGCTTACGCTCGTGGACGCAAGCAGACTTCGACCCATGGGCGCGGCTCAACGCCGATCCAAGAGTAATGGAATTTTTCTTGCGCACGTACGATCGCGATGAGTCCGTAGCATCCGCTCAGTTGATACAAGTCGAGCTGGAGCACGACGGCTACGGTTGGTTCGTCGCGGAAGTGAAAGACCGGTTTCCATTTGCGGGCGTGATCGCGTTGCAAGACATTCCGTTCCAGGCGAAGTTTACGCCCGCGTACGAGATCGGATGGCGTTTTCTGCCGGAAGCGTGGGGATACGGCTACGCAACGGAAGGCGCGCGAGCTGCGCTCGATTTGGCGTTCAACCGGCTAGGCTGGCGCGAAGTCGTCGCGATGACCGCAAAGATCAACCTGCGCTCGCAGCGCGTTATGGAACGCCTCGGAATGACGTACGACCCAACCGCAGATTTCGAGCACCCGAAAATTCCCGAAGGCCATCGTCTGCGGCCGCACGTTCTGTACCGCATCGCACGCGGGTGA
- a CDS encoding PhzF family phenazine biosynthesis isomerase: MRIEREHARRRYVMRQLAPKYLRKYPRELFAKALDLGEDDFLDEHPLPQTVSTGTPQLMIALRDTEALARARADVRKLFSDVDGKDYFSVHVFARETGGDVAVVSRHFADFGGIVEDPFTGSASGGMAAYCAHYGLIEERSYKIAQGDHVGRPGRGYISVIGNGDAIEAVEVGGEAVTVLRGTLSL; encoded by the coding sequence GTGCGGATCGAGCGCGAACATGCTAGGAGGCGTTACGTGATGCGTCAGCTCGCGCCAAAGTATTTACGCAAGTATCCGCGCGAGCTCTTTGCAAAGGCACTCGATCTCGGCGAAGACGATTTTCTCGACGAACATCCCCTACCGCAAACCGTCTCGACCGGTACGCCGCAGTTGATGATCGCGCTGCGCGACACCGAAGCGCTCGCGCGGGCGCGGGCCGATGTGCGCAAACTTTTTAGCGACGTCGACGGCAAGGACTACTTCAGCGTGCATGTCTTCGCGCGCGAAACCGGCGGTGACGTAGCCGTCGTCTCACGGCACTTCGCCGATTTTGGGGGCATCGTCGAAGACCCGTTCACCGGCTCGGCGAGCGGCGGGATGGCTGCATATTGCGCGCACTACGGTTTGATCGAGGAGCGCAGCTATAAGATCGCGCAAGGCGATCATGTCGGGCGCCCGGGGCGCGGGTACATCAGCGTCATCGGAAACGGCGATGCAATCGAAGCCGTCGAGGTCGGCGGTGAAGCAGTAACGGTTCTACGCGGAACGCTTAGCTTGTGA
- a CDS encoding pitrilysin family protein has product MIASGMPQAGPPRNVPLPHSREIRLASGLRVIAFSRGELRQSLHIPLISSVLMVDRGAANDPVKLPGVAAMTSTLMRQGTARHSALELDLAIDAIGARLDRSAGYDANSAGAGSTTAVFPQAFALLTETVREPTFLHDEFERARTRSLSDLRLAYSSPSSLARLAAGRLIGGDSPYGHPVAGTPRSLEALTRDDIAAFHQHAFRPEHGTLLLGGDISIDDAFALAEKMFGDWHTDRHPLRDLAAVPQPPAKRRVVAIDKPDAGRTAVIVTRPGLPRNHPAYYAGAVTSAMFSGYSGRLNQEVRVKRGLSYGAGASMIWRRESGQFVASTLVDHKRAIEAVRVVLDTIESLASNPPDERELGTRKASMLGGWNRSIETSEGLIGALAEFALYGIPLDELERYSDSILAIDADDVRRFAQDHVIPDPTIVLVGDTGSYARELGTFADEVRVIPAADLDLEGL; this is encoded by the coding sequence GTGATCGCATCCGGGATGCCCCAAGCGGGGCCGCCGCGTAACGTTCCGCTGCCACATTCGCGCGAGATCCGTCTTGCAAGCGGCTTGCGCGTGATTGCGTTTTCGCGTGGTGAACTGCGCCAAAGCCTGCACATTCCGCTGATCTCCTCGGTCTTGATGGTCGATCGAGGCGCCGCGAATGATCCCGTCAAGTTGCCGGGCGTTGCCGCGATGACCTCAACGCTCATGCGGCAGGGAACGGCACGACACAGTGCACTCGAGCTGGATCTTGCCATCGATGCGATCGGCGCACGGCTCGATCGCTCGGCGGGTTACGACGCGAACAGCGCCGGCGCCGGTTCGACGACAGCCGTCTTCCCGCAAGCCTTCGCGTTGCTTACGGAAACTGTCCGCGAGCCGACGTTTCTGCACGACGAATTCGAGCGCGCGCGTACGCGCTCGCTTTCCGATCTGCGTTTGGCGTACAGCTCGCCTTCATCACTGGCGCGTCTGGCAGCGGGGCGTTTGATCGGCGGCGATTCGCCGTACGGACATCCGGTTGCAGGGACGCCGCGTTCACTCGAAGCCTTGACGCGCGACGACATAGCGGCCTTTCATCAACACGCGTTTCGACCGGAGCACGGTACCTTGTTGCTTGGCGGCGACATCAGCATCGACGACGCATTCGCGCTGGCCGAGAAGATGTTTGGCGATTGGCATACCGATCGGCATCCGCTCCGCGATCTCGCGGCCGTGCCGCAACCGCCGGCAAAGCGGCGCGTCGTCGCGATCGACAAACCGGATGCGGGCAGAACGGCAGTGATTGTTACGCGCCCCGGGCTTCCGCGCAATCATCCCGCATATTATGCGGGTGCAGTGACGAGCGCGATGTTCTCGGGATATTCAGGACGGCTGAACCAGGAAGTCCGCGTCAAGCGCGGGCTTTCCTATGGTGCGGGCGCATCGATGATTTGGCGTCGCGAAAGCGGACAGTTCGTGGCCTCAACGTTAGTCGATCACAAACGTGCGATCGAAGCGGTTCGCGTCGTGCTCGACACGATCGAGTCGCTCGCGAGCAATCCGCCGGACGAGCGCGAGCTGGGGACGCGTAAGGCATCGATGCTCGGTGGTTGGAACCGTTCGATCGAGACCAGCGAAGGCCTGATCGGCGCTCTCGCCGAGTTTGCGCTTTACGGCATTCCACTTGATGAGCTGGAGCGATACTCGGACAGCATTCTTGCAATCGACGCCGATGACGTCAGACGATTCGCGCAAGACCACGTCATTCCCGATCCGACGATCGTGCTCGTCGGCGACACGGGTAGTTACGCGAGGGAGCTCGGGACATTCGCCGACGAAGTGCGAGTCATTCCGGCCGCAGATCTAGATCTCGAGGGGTTGTGA